DNA from Rubripirellula lacrimiformis:
GGCGATGTCACGGTTAATCATCACACCCTGAGCGACTTTCGCAGCGGCAACGCCGAGTATCTCGAGAAGTTGCTTAGCGACTCGATCGCCGTGCTGCTGAGCGAAAAACTGATCACGTTGGATACCATCGGGCAGGATGGCATGCGGGTGCGTGCCTCGGCCGGCAGCAGTTCGTTTCGGTCCGAATCGACGCTCCAACAGATGCAAGAGGTTGCCGAAGACTATGTAAAGGAACTCGCCGAGCGATCCGACGAGGAAGCTGCCGCGGCAACTCGGGCCGAACAGGCCGCCCGCAAGCGTGCTGCCGACGAACGACTCGAGCGTATCAAGGCGGCTCAAGAGAACCTCAAAGAACTTGAGCGACGTCGTAAAGAGAAACGATCACGCAAAAGCAAGTCGACCCCACGAGCCTCCACAACGGACCCCGAAGCGGCGCGGATGAAGATGGGAGACGGCGGTTTTCGCCCCGCCTATAACGTCCAATTCGCCAGCGACGGCGACTCTCGAATTGTCGTCGGCGTGAGCGTTGACAATCAGGGCAGCGATCAAGGTGAGATGCTTCCGATGTACGAGTCGATCTGCCGCACCTATGGGGTGACGCCGGCACACTACTTGGTCGACGGCGGGTTCACCAAAGCGAGCGATATCGAAGCGATGGACGCTGCGGGGACGGAGGTTTACGGTCCACTGAAGGACATCAAAAGACAAGTCGCTAACGGCAAGGATCCCCATGCGAGCAAGCCGGGCGATAGCGACGCGATGGCGAGGTATCGAAAGAGGATGGGGACACCCGAGGCGCAGGAGATGTTGAGACGACGTCCATCGATAGCTGAATTTCCCAACGCGGAATGTCGTAATCGCGGTCTTCATCAGTTCCGGGTTCGTGGCCAGAAGAAAGCAATGGCCCAAACGCTTTGGCACGTGCTGGTGAACAACTTCAATCGATTGAACAACCTAGGATTTTTACAAACACTGATGAGGCAATCCTGTACTGCGACGCCTTGAGGTTGGCCTCCGGTCTCCAATCGTTGGACGCATCGCGTCCAACGAAGCTTCAAAGCGATCCACCAAGACAAAAGAACCACCGAAGCTTCAACCTGAAACTTTGACGACGACCGGCAATCCAAAATTTTTGAAAAACCACTTCAAAAACACGGCGTCAAGCCACAACCGGCCAATTATTCACAGTCTCGATGGGCACACGGTTAAACGACAGTGGACAGTCGAACCCACTACAAAATCGTTTAACCGCGTGGGCAACGCCCCGTGCGTCCACAACCCGAAACGCGTGGCCCGATGGGCACACGGTTAAACGACAGCGGATAGTCGAACCCGCCACAAATTCGTTTCACCGCGTGGGCAACGCCCCGTGCGTCCACATCCCCAAACGCGTGGCCCGACGGGCACACGGTTAAACGACAGCGGATAGTCGAACCCGCCACAAATTCGTTTCACCGCGTGGGCAACGCCCCGTGCGTCCACATCCCCAAACGCGTGGCCCGACGGGCACACGGTTAAACGACAGCGGATAGTCGAACCCGCCCCAGAATCGTTTCACCGCGTGGGCAACGCCCCGTGCGTCCACAACCCAAAACGCGGGGCCTGATGGACACACGGTTAATCGACAGCGGACGACAGCGGTCGATGGGGTTCGGACGCTGTTGTTGCGGCTGCCACTTGTTCAGCCGGTGATCAGCTTCAACAGGTCGCCGATATTGCGATGCGCTTCGATGGGGTGCCGCAGCGGTTGGTCTGTCAGGACTTCGTAGTGGTTCTTTCGCCCCACCTTCTCGCGGCGAATGAAGCCTTCCTCCTCTAGATCCTGCACAATCC
Protein-coding regions in this window:
- a CDS encoding helix-turn-helix transcriptional regulator, which gives rise to MTNHAHVLIVLNAQPDLVLREVAVQVGITERAVQRIVQDLEEEGFIRREKVGRKNHYEVLTDQPLRHPIEAHRNIGDLLKLITG
- a CDS encoding IS1182 family transposase, translating into MKIPTDAQQRGSARTHRPERSQVEMRFYSLDQMVAREHRVRLVWQYCESLDLGPLYEKIKSKVDGRGRTPIDPRILFALWFYATLEGISSARRLSDLTTRDFHYLWICGDVTVNHHTLSDFRSGNAEYLEKLLSDSIAVLLSEKLITLDTIGQDGMRVRASAGSSSFRSESTLQQMQEVAEDYVKELAERSDEEAAAATRAEQAARKRAADERLERIKAAQENLKELERRRKEKRSRKSKSTPRASTTDPEAARMKMGDGGFRPAYNVQFASDGDSRIVVGVSVDNQGSDQGEMLPMYESICRTYGVTPAHYLVDGGFTKASDIEAMDAAGTEVYGPLKDIKRQVANGKDPHASKPGDSDAMARYRKRMGTPEAQEMLRRRPSIAEFPNAECRNRGLHQFRVRGQKKAMAQTLWHVLVNNFNRLNNLGFLQTLMRQSCTATP